From Alteromonas australica, one genomic window encodes:
- the ilvD gene encoding dihydroxy-acid dehydratase, producing MPKLRSATTTQGRNMAGARALWRATGMKDSDFGKPIIAIANSFTQFVPGHVHLKDMGQLVARSVEAAGGVAKEFNTIAVDDGIAMGHSGMLYSLPSREIIADAVEYMVNAHCADAIVCISNCDKITPGMLMASMRLNVPVIFVSGGPMEAGKTKLSDQLIKLDLVDAMVAAADDKVSDADTDEIERSACPTCGSCSGMFTANSMNCLTEALGLSLPGNGSMLATHADRESLFKKAGEQIVELCKRYYGDDDESVLPRNIANFSAFENAMSLDIAMGGSTNTILHLLAAAMEGEVPFTMDDIDRLSRSVPHLCKVAPSTPKYHMEDVHRAGGVLGILGELHKAGLLNTDVQHVLGKPLTEVISDWDITNPENKDAIKFFRAGPAGIRTTQAFSQDCRWDTADDDRENGCIRSIEHAFSQEGGLAVLYGNLAEDGCIVKTAGVDESILKFNGTARIYESQDDAVAGILGDEVKAGDVVFIRYEGPRGGPGMQEMLYPTSYLKSKGLGKHCALVTDGRFSGGTSGLSIGHCSPEAASGGGIGLVEDGDKIEIDIPNRSINIAISDEELSARRAKMEASEKPWRPKNRVREVSTSLKTFAALATSADKGAVRDVTKLENL from the coding sequence ATGCCCAAGTTACGATCTGCAACCACTACCCAAGGTAGAAATATGGCAGGAGCGCGCGCGTTATGGCGCGCCACTGGTATGAAAGATTCTGATTTCGGAAAGCCCATTATCGCTATCGCTAATTCATTCACGCAGTTCGTGCCGGGACATGTTCATCTTAAAGATATGGGGCAATTGGTTGCTCGAAGCGTTGAAGCGGCCGGCGGTGTTGCGAAAGAGTTTAATACCATTGCCGTAGATGACGGTATTGCAATGGGGCACAGCGGTATGCTGTATAGTTTACCTTCGCGTGAAATCATAGCTGATGCCGTTGAGTACATGGTAAATGCACACTGTGCGGATGCAATTGTTTGCATCTCGAACTGCGACAAAATAACGCCGGGAATGCTGATGGCGTCCATGCGTCTGAATGTTCCGGTTATTTTCGTGTCAGGTGGCCCCATGGAAGCGGGAAAGACAAAGTTATCTGATCAGCTTATTAAGCTCGATTTAGTGGATGCAATGGTGGCCGCTGCTGACGATAAAGTTAGCGATGCCGACACCGATGAAATCGAACGTTCTGCCTGCCCTACCTGTGGTTCATGTTCAGGGATGTTTACCGCAAACTCAATGAACTGCCTAACGGAAGCGCTTGGCCTTTCGCTGCCTGGTAATGGCTCAATGTTGGCAACCCATGCCGATCGTGAAAGCTTGTTCAAAAAAGCCGGAGAGCAAATTGTAGAATTGTGTAAGCGTTACTACGGTGACGATGACGAAAGCGTGTTGCCAAGAAATATTGCCAATTTTAGTGCTTTTGAAAACGCCATGAGCCTCGATATTGCAATGGGTGGCTCAACCAATACTATTTTGCATTTGTTGGCCGCAGCAATGGAAGGGGAAGTGCCTTTCACTATGGATGATATCGATCGTCTTTCACGTAGCGTGCCTCATTTATGCAAAGTTGCGCCATCTACGCCAAAATACCATATGGAAGATGTGCACCGAGCCGGTGGTGTTTTAGGTATTTTAGGTGAGCTTCACAAAGCGGGTTTATTAAATACCGACGTTCAGCACGTACTGGGTAAGCCGCTTACAGAGGTTATTAGCGACTGGGATATCACCAACCCTGAGAATAAAGACGCCATTAAGTTTTTCCGTGCTGGTCCTGCGGGTATTAGAACCACTCAGGCATTCAGTCAGGATTGCCGCTGGGATACCGCGGATGATGATAGAGAAAATGGTTGTATTCGCTCCATTGAGCATGCTTTCAGCCAAGAAGGTGGACTTGCCGTGCTATACGGTAATTTGGCCGAAGATGGTTGTATCGTAAAAACAGCTGGTGTTGATGAATCTATCTTGAAATTCAACGGCACAGCGCGCATTTACGAAAGCCAAGATGACGCTGTGGCAGGCATTTTAGGTGATGAAGTGAAAGCTGGCGATGTGGTGTTCATTCGTTATGAAGGCCCTCGTGGCGGACCGGGTATGCAAGAAATGCTTTATCCCACGTCATACCTGAAATCTAAAGGCCTTGGTAAGCACTGTGCCTTAGTGACTGATGGTCGCTTTAGTGGTGGCACCAGTGGCTTGTCTATTGGACACTGTTCGCCTGAAGCAGCCAGTGGCGGTGGTATTGGCTTAGTGGAAGATGGCGATAAGATTGAAATTGATATTCCAAATCGTAGCATCAACATTGCCATAAGCGATGAAGAGCTTTCAGCACGAAGAGCGAAAATGGAAGCCAGTGAAAAACCTTGGCGCCCGAAAAACCGTGTCCGTGAAGTGTCTACCTCGTTGAAAACATTTGCGGCCCTAGCGACAAGTGCAGATAAAGGGGCTGTGCGTGATGTGACGAAATTGGAGAACCTATGA
- a CDS encoding trimeric intracellular cation channel family protein, translated as MIDWFHWANLAGVAVCAISGTLMAYQKRMDGFGVIVLASATAIGGGTLRDMMLDVPVFWIADTDYLYTTLIAAFIPIIWLRVSPRFPYHYLLIADAFGLALFNVVGIEKALANDTGIAVAIAMGTITGVFGGLLRDVICREVPLVLHGELYATTCIVGGVVYGLAAYFGFATQWCGIAALSTTVCFRLGAMRWHWEMPVFNREH; from the coding sequence ATGATAGATTGGTTTCATTGGGCGAATCTGGCGGGTGTGGCAGTATGCGCCATCTCAGGCACCTTAATGGCATATCAAAAGCGAATGGACGGATTCGGCGTTATTGTACTTGCCAGTGCCACCGCAATTGGCGGCGGCACACTAAGAGACATGATGCTAGATGTTCCCGTCTTTTGGATTGCCGACACCGATTACCTTTACACCACATTAATTGCCGCTTTTATTCCTATCATTTGGTTGCGAGTGAGCCCTAGATTCCCTTATCACTATTTGCTTATTGCAGACGCATTTGGCTTAGCGCTTTTTAACGTAGTCGGCATTGAAAAAGCATTAGCCAACGACACCGGTATTGCGGTAGCCATTGCTATGGGCACCATTACCGGGGTTTTCGGAGGCCTATTGCGAGACGTCATTTGCCGAGAAGTCCCCTTGGTATTGCACGGTGAACTTTACGCGACCACCTGCATAGTGGGCGGTGTTGTGTATGGCCTAGCAGCCTACTTTGGTTTTGCCACCCAATGGTGTGGTATTGCTGCACTCTCCACCACCGTATGCTTTCGCCTAGGTGCCATGCGATGGCATTGGGAAATGCCCGTATTTAATAGAGAGCATTAA
- a CDS encoding YifB family Mg chelatase-like AAA ATPase, which produces MSMAVVKTFAGQGVSAPEVSVEVHLANGLPAFQLVGMAETSVKEARERVRSALINSGFDFPAKRITVNLAPADIPKYGGRFDLPIAVGILVASGYLPDTCLYDIALVGELGLNGEIKSVGGLIPILMASAHEGLPLIFPGVNDVEAAMVSYATRFPAFDLLSVYEHLAKNTRLQEGQPYKEPSRASEIKGWDDIIGQAQAKRALIIAAAGAHNLLMVGPQGTGKSLLASRLLSLLPPLSEQEALEVAAIHSVKGETIKPTNFKTRNMRSPHHTSSAVALTGGGSHPIPGEISLAHHGVLFLDELPEFGRKALDVLREPLETGDVHISRASGSATYPANFQLIAAMNPSPTGDIDDNRLTPQQQLNYLNRLSGPLLDRIDIQVEVPRLASYDLSVPISQHDDSIHQAKKQVMDAQSLQLTRQGKTNAQLSGAELATLCQLNDTDLRFLQAAAKQLNLSMRVFHRTLKVARTIADIEGQTQVLRPHLSEALGYRALDNLIKQLSSH; this is translated from the coding sequence ATGAGTATGGCAGTTGTAAAAACCTTCGCAGGGCAGGGTGTGTCTGCCCCAGAGGTCTCAGTAGAAGTACACTTGGCAAACGGTTTGCCTGCCTTTCAATTGGTAGGCATGGCAGAAACCAGTGTCAAAGAAGCTCGCGAGCGCGTACGCAGTGCATTAATAAACAGTGGGTTTGACTTTCCCGCCAAGCGAATTACGGTCAACCTCGCGCCAGCGGATATTCCTAAATACGGCGGACGATTCGATTTACCTATTGCCGTAGGTATATTAGTGGCTTCAGGATACCTTCCTGATACCTGTTTATACGATATCGCCTTAGTGGGTGAGCTAGGCTTAAACGGCGAAATAAAATCCGTAGGCGGATTAATTCCTATTTTAATGGCCAGCGCCCATGAAGGGCTGCCGCTTATTTTTCCAGGGGTAAATGATGTAGAGGCTGCCATGGTTTCTTATGCCACGCGCTTTCCCGCGTTTGATTTACTCTCAGTCTACGAGCACCTCGCCAAAAACACACGCTTACAAGAAGGGCAGCCTTATAAAGAACCTAGTCGTGCTAGCGAGATTAAGGGCTGGGATGACATAATAGGTCAAGCACAGGCCAAACGCGCCCTAATCATTGCGGCCGCAGGCGCGCATAATCTACTTATGGTAGGCCCTCAAGGTACAGGAAAAAGTCTTTTAGCCAGCCGCCTACTTAGCTTACTCCCTCCGTTGTCAGAACAAGAAGCGTTAGAAGTTGCCGCGATACACTCAGTAAAAGGCGAAACCATTAAGCCCACAAACTTCAAAACACGAAACATGCGTTCGCCTCACCATACAAGTTCTGCAGTAGCCCTCACCGGCGGAGGTTCGCACCCGATTCCGGGTGAAATTTCGCTAGCTCATCATGGCGTTCTGTTTCTAGACGAATTACCTGAATTTGGGCGAAAAGCATTAGATGTGCTGCGGGAGCCCCTTGAAACCGGTGATGTACATATATCCCGCGCTTCAGGAAGCGCCACGTATCCGGCTAACTTTCAATTAATTGCAGCAATGAACCCCAGTCCCACTGGCGATATTGACGACAACCGGCTTACGCCTCAACAGCAACTCAATTATTTGAATCGCCTCTCTGGTCCGTTGCTCGATCGCATCGATATTCAAGTTGAAGTTCCCAGGCTTGCTAGCTACGACTTGTCGGTACCGATTTCACAACACGATGATTCCATTCATCAGGCAAAAAAACAGGTTATGGATGCCCAATCTCTACAACTGACACGCCAAGGAAAAACCAATGCTCAGCTTAGTGGCGCGGAACTCGCTACCTTATGTCAGCTAAACGATACCGATTTGCGATTTTTACAAGCAGCAGCCAAGCAGCTCAATCTTTCTATGCGAGTGTTTCATCGTACGTTAAAAGTAGCACGCACTATTGCAGATATAGAAGGGCAAACACAGGTGCTTCGGCCGCACTTAAGTGAAGCATTGGGCTATCGGGCCTTAGACAACTTAATCAAACAGTTAAGCAGTCATTAA
- the ilvY gene encoding HTH-type transcriptional activator IlvY — translation MDFRSLQLFKHLATSLHFGDTAEAMYVSPSTLSRVIQRLEDELGCTLFKRDNRKVALTHSGHKLLSFSTQALKDWQQLKADLKEDTEALQGEISLFCSVTASQSHLPAILRQFRQQHPGVDIRLITGDPALSIEKIKQKQCDLAIAIHTPDLPTDLYFSPLDNVPLVLIAPREWRLTQLAQINWTQHQVIMPEHGPTRRIAYHWFAEHGVRPNVYASVGGNEAIVSMVALECGIGFVPKVVLDHSSMASLVTQIAVEDIEPYALGLCCLQDKQQEPLIDAFLKLDFIPRG, via the coding sequence ATGGATTTTCGTAGTCTTCAGTTGTTTAAGCACCTTGCCACAAGCTTACATTTCGGCGATACCGCTGAGGCAATGTATGTTTCCCCATCTACGCTAAGCCGCGTGATACAAAGGCTTGAGGACGAATTAGGGTGTACTCTGTTTAAGCGAGACAACCGCAAAGTGGCATTAACCCACAGTGGTCATAAGTTGCTGTCTTTTTCTACGCAGGCGTTAAAGGATTGGCAACAATTAAAAGCAGATTTAAAAGAAGATACGGAAGCGCTGCAAGGCGAGATTAGTCTTTTCTGTTCAGTCACCGCTAGCCAAAGCCACTTACCCGCCATTTTACGGCAATTTAGACAGCAACACCCCGGTGTGGATATCCGCTTAATAACAGGTGACCCGGCATTGTCTATTGAAAAAATTAAGCAGAAGCAATGTGATCTGGCAATAGCCATTCATACGCCTGATTTGCCCACTGATTTGTACTTCTCTCCACTCGACAATGTACCTCTAGTGCTTATTGCGCCGAGAGAGTGGCGGCTCACCCAATTGGCGCAAATAAACTGGACACAACATCAAGTGATTATGCCTGAGCATGGCCCTACCCGACGTATTGCTTACCATTGGTTTGCCGAACATGGTGTTAGGCCGAATGTGTACGCATCAGTGGGGGGCAATGAAGCCATTGTTAGTATGGTGGCGTTAGAATGTGGTATTGGTTTTGTGCCCAAAGTGGTGCTTGATCACTCGAGTATGGCAAGTCTCGTGACCCAGATTGCTGTAGAAGATATAGAGCCTTATGCGCTAGGTCTATGCTGCCTGCAAGATAAGCAGCAAGAACCGCTTATTGATGCATTTTTGAAGCTGGATTTTATACCTCGTGGTTAA
- the ilvC gene encoding ketol-acid reductoisomerase, with amino-acid sequence MANYFNTLSLRQQLDQLGRCRFMAREEFADGCQFLKGKKIVIVGCGAQGLNQGLNMRDSGLNVSYALRQAAIDEQRDSYKRATSNGFTVGTYQDLIPEADLVYNLTPDKQHASVVEAVMPLMKKGATLGYSHGFNIVEEGQQIRSDITVVMCAPKSPGSEVREEYKRGFGVPTLIAVHPENDPEGKGWDQAKALASATGGDRAGVLESSFVAEVKSDLMGEQTILCGMQQVAAVLAFEKMVDDGIDPGYAGALIQYGLEAITEALKIGGVTNMMDRLSNPAKVKAFELSEQLTDLLRPLFEKHQDDIISGEFSRTMMEDWANGDANLLKWREETGETAFENAPTYEAEISEQEFFDHGILLVAMIKCGVEVAFDVMVEAGILPESAYYESLHETPLISNTIARKRLYEMNVVISDTAEYGNYLFANAAIPILREKFMPTIDTSVIGKGLSATSNQVENKRLVDINEAIRSHGVESVGKTLRGYMTDMKAIIG; translated from the coding sequence ATGGCTAATTATTTCAACACCCTGTCACTTCGCCAGCAGCTAGATCAACTAGGCCGCTGCCGTTTCATGGCACGCGAAGAATTTGCTGACGGTTGTCAGTTTTTAAAAGGCAAAAAGATCGTAATCGTAGGTTGCGGCGCGCAAGGTCTTAATCAAGGTCTAAATATGCGTGATTCAGGGTTAAATGTTTCTTATGCGTTGCGTCAAGCAGCGATCGATGAGCAACGAGACTCTTACAAACGTGCTACCAGCAACGGCTTTACCGTTGGCACGTATCAGGATCTTATTCCTGAAGCTGATTTAGTTTACAACTTAACCCCAGATAAGCAGCACGCTAGCGTAGTAGAAGCCGTCATGCCGCTTATGAAGAAAGGGGCTACCTTGGGCTACTCTCACGGTTTCAACATTGTTGAAGAGGGTCAGCAAATTCGTAGCGACATTACCGTGGTAATGTGTGCGCCGAAAAGCCCAGGTTCTGAAGTACGTGAAGAATATAAGCGTGGCTTCGGTGTACCAACATTGATTGCTGTACACCCAGAAAATGACCCTGAAGGTAAAGGTTGGGATCAAGCAAAAGCACTAGCAAGTGCAACAGGCGGTGACCGCGCAGGTGTACTTGAGTCATCATTTGTGGCTGAAGTGAAATCTGACCTTATGGGTGAGCAAACCATCTTATGTGGTATGCAACAAGTTGCAGCGGTGCTTGCTTTTGAAAAAATGGTTGATGATGGTATTGACCCAGGCTATGCAGGTGCACTTATTCAGTATGGCTTAGAAGCGATTACTGAAGCACTTAAGATTGGCGGTGTTACCAACATGATGGACCGTCTTTCAAACCCTGCAAAAGTGAAGGCATTTGAGCTTTCTGAGCAGCTAACAGATTTACTTCGTCCGTTGTTTGAAAAGCACCAAGACGACATTATCAGCGGTGAGTTCTCTCGCACAATGATGGAAGATTGGGCAAACGGCGACGCAAATCTACTTAAGTGGCGCGAAGAAACCGGTGAAACCGCGTTTGAAAATGCCCCAACTTATGAAGCCGAAATCAGCGAGCAAGAGTTTTTTGACCACGGCATTCTATTAGTTGCCATGATCAAATGTGGTGTAGAAGTGGCCTTTGACGTGATGGTTGAAGCAGGCATTTTACCTGAGTCAGCGTACTACGAGTCACTACATGAAACACCACTAATTTCAAACACAATCGCGCGAAAGCGCTTGTATGAAATGAACGTAGTAATTTCTGATACCGCAGAATATGGTAATTATTTGTTTGCTAACGCAGCCATTCCAATTTTGCGCGAGAAGTTTATGCCTACTATTGATACTTCAGTTATCGGCAAAGGCTTGTCAGCTACTTCTAACCAAGTAGAAAACAAGCGCCTTGTAGATATTAACGAAGCCATCCGTTCACACGGTGTGGAATCGGTAGGTAAAACCTTACGTGGCTACATGACTGACATGAAAGCCATTATAGGTTAG
- a CDS encoding multidrug effflux MFS transporter, with amino-acid sequence MSNISDKSVEQARHGTRPVLGLIEFVALMASLTSLVALSIDAMLPALLQIGESLNVEEAHHTHLIVTFFFVGMALGQMFFGPFSDSRGRRLTILVGLCIFALGTFVCMSATNLETMLVGRVIQAFGVSGPRIASMAIIRDLYVGDAMARVMSFIMMVFILVPMLAPIIGQTVMDLSSWFHIFTLFLVVASLTGAWFFTRQGETLPRSKRKPFSVQQFIASSRFILTHPEVMGYTFAMACIFGAFLAYLSASQTIFQVFYNVGDMFPYIFATLAFSIGLASYFNGKMVMKFGMRRLCRFALKGANGFACVYLALLLIFDGLPPLWLTVSTMFVGFFFVGILFGNLNAMAMQPLGEMAGLGAAIIGSFSSLFSVPIALFVDSFLAGNLLPIGYGFSVFFALSYVAVRFAEKVREGHV; translated from the coding sequence ATGTCAAATATCAGTGATAAATCTGTAGAACAAGCACGCCATGGCACACGTCCGGTGTTAGGTTTGATTGAGTTTGTCGCATTAATGGCATCACTGACTTCATTGGTTGCCCTCAGTATCGACGCTATGCTGCCGGCATTGTTGCAAATTGGCGAGTCATTAAATGTAGAAGAGGCGCATCACACCCATTTAATTGTGACTTTTTTCTTTGTAGGGATGGCTTTGGGTCAAATGTTCTTTGGGCCATTCTCAGATAGTCGGGGTAGGCGACTGACCATCTTAGTCGGCTTGTGTATTTTTGCGTTAGGCACCTTTGTATGCATGTCCGCGACTAATTTAGAAACCATGTTAGTTGGCAGAGTGATTCAAGCATTTGGCGTATCGGGCCCGCGAATAGCATCTATGGCGATTATTCGAGACCTTTATGTGGGGGACGCCATGGCGCGGGTAATGTCATTTATTATGATGGTGTTTATTCTTGTGCCTATGTTAGCCCCCATTATCGGACAAACAGTGATGGACTTATCTTCATGGTTCCATATTTTCACTTTGTTCTTAGTGGTTGCTTCGCTTACCGGGGCTTGGTTTTTCACTCGACAAGGTGAAACACTGCCACGGAGTAAACGTAAACCGTTTTCAGTACAACAGTTCATTGCTTCATCTCGCTTTATTCTTACCCACCCTGAGGTAATGGGGTACACCTTTGCTATGGCGTGTATATTTGGTGCGTTTCTGGCGTACTTGAGTGCGTCTCAAACCATCTTTCAGGTGTTTTATAATGTAGGAGATATGTTTCCCTATATTTTTGCAACCTTAGCGTTTTCCATCGGCCTTGCCTCTTATTTCAACGGTAAAATGGTGATGAAATTTGGGATGCGAAGACTATGTCGCTTTGCCCTGAAAGGGGCAAATGGGTTTGCCTGTGTCTATTTGGCGTTGTTACTCATCTTCGATGGCTTGCCGCCTTTATGGTTAACGGTTTCTACTATGTTCGTGGGGTTCTTTTTTGTGGGAATTCTGTTTGGTAATTTGAATGCCATGGCTATGCAACCTCTTGGCGAAATGGCAGGTTTAGGGGCGGCTATTATTGGCTCTTTTTCTAGCTTGTTCTCAGTGCCAATTGCGCTTTTTGTCGATAGTTTTTTGGCGGGAAATTTGCTGCCAATAGGCTATGGTTTTAGCGTGTTTTTTGCGTTGTCTTATGTTGCCGTGCGCTTTGCGGAAAAAGTGCGTGAAGGTCACGTATAA